AGATCATCAATCAAAAGCCGACCAGCAGGGACGTGATGTCCTACTTCATGTACCCGAAGGTCTTTGCCGAATTCGCGGCCAGGCAGGAGCAATACGGCGACACCAGTGTGCTGCCGACGCCTGTGTTCTTCTATGGGCCGGAGCCGGGCGAGGAATTCACCTTCGACATCGAGCGCGGCAAGACGCTGATCGTGAAGTTCCTCACGGTCGGCGATCCGCATCCCGATGGGCGCCGCACGGTGTTCTTCGAGCTGAACGGCCAGTCGCGCAATGTCACGGTGCAGGACCGTGCGCTGGATTCGTCGGTTGTCCATCATCCGAAAGCGGATGCCAACGACCAGAATCAGGTCGGCGCGCCGATGCCGGGCTCGGTCGTTACTGTGGCCGTGCAGGCGGGGGACACCGTGGCTAAGGGACAAAAGCTGCTGTCAATGGAAGCCATGAAGATGGAAACGACAGTCTATGCCGAGCGCGACGGCAAAGTGGCGGAAGTCCTGGTCCGCCCCGGCACGCAGATCGAAACCGGGGATCTCTTGGTCCGCTTCGAGTAATGGCTCCGAGCAATTAGCCGCCGAGCTCGCCCGGCGATTGCCAAACGGCCTGAGCGACCGTTGCCCGACGCTCACGTCCTGCGGCGTTCGGCTCTTTTTGCGGGATTCCGCGTAACGCCGCGTACGTCTGTGTGTTGAATCATAAGTGGGCACACGCGTGGCACCGTTGGAACACGCTCGCCGCAGGCCGGAAAGCGTGGCAGGAGCACCTTATGCATTACGTCGTCCTGGCCAGTTTGCTTGTCCTTTCACTGATCACTTCGCCGGCCGTGGCCGCCCGCCACCCTCGCTACCGTGGAAACGGGGTAGCCCGGGCCGCGACAGCGCAGCGTGAAGCGGCGTTTCTGCGGCAATTCGACGCGAATGGGGATGGTCAGCTCGACGCGTCGGAGCGGCAGGCTGCGCTTGAGGCGCTCAAGCAAATGCAGAACTCAGGGGCCACCGGCGGCAAAGTCGCGGGGGGCCTCAAGAAGACTGCCAACAAACTGAATCAGGCCCAGAAGCAGGAACTGATCAAGCGGTTCGACAAAGACGGCGACGGCAAGCTCGACGCCGCCGAACGAGAGGCCGCTAGAAAGGATCTTGAGAAACTGGCCGCCCACAAGTAAGAGGCGAGCCTGCAAGAACTCGTCGGGCAGGCCCGCCGTGTGTGTCAAGTCTATTCGCCCGAGCGGACCGCCATCGGCTCGCCATTGTTCTTGGCGGTAATGCCGAGGATCAGCGGGACCGCACGCTTGGCCCATTGCTCGGGCGTGGGGTAGCTGTTGGCGCCGTCACCCCACGCCACTTGTAGCATGTCGGTGTTGATCACGCCGGGATTTAGCGGCACGGCGGCCATGCCCTTGGGCAGCTCTTGCGCCAAAGACCGTGTCATACCTTCGATGGCCCATTTCGTCGTGCAATAGGGCGCGACCTCGGGCGAAGTCGACCGTCCCCAGCCAGAGCTGAAGTTGACGATCACGCCTTTTCCCCGCTTCACCATTGCCGGCAGGAAGTGCCGCAGCACGTAGTAAACGCC
This window of the Pirellulales bacterium genome carries:
- a CDS encoding EF-hand domain-containing protein, producing the protein MHYVVLASLLVLSLITSPAVAARHPRYRGNGVARAATAQREAAFLRQFDANGDGQLDASERQAALEALKQMQNSGATGGKVAGGLKKTANKLNQAQKQELIKRFDKDGDGKLDAAEREAARKDLEKLAAHK
- a CDS encoding SDR family oxidoreductase, which produces MAGKIIALSGVSRGLGLAMAEGFIAAGHTVCGAARNKDAVAELARRFGAPHRFMSVDVAKEDQVERWAKDVLGSAGAPDFLINNAALMNRPAPLWEIPQEEFQSLMDVNVTGVYYVLRHFLPAMVKRGKGVIVNFSSGWGRSTSPEVAPYCTTKWAIEGMTRSLAQELPKGMAAVPLNPGVINTDMLQVAWGDGANSYPTPEQWAKRAVPLILGITAKNNGEPMAVRSGE